From the genome of Ectobacillus sp. JY-23, one region includes:
- a CDS encoding formate/nitrite transporter family protein, translated as MEQGVDYLAELAVKKKKMLDTNPTEYMLRAILAGIYIGFVVVVSFRLGEFFRVADSPATYMSAAAAFGIALVIIVYGGAELFTGNTMYFTVATMQKQTTVMDTMRNWVACYAGNLIGAVFFAGLFYATGLFETITESHLLNKVADTKMNATTMHLFFKGILCNWLVCLACFLPARVKGDGAKIAMMMLIVFAFFISGYEHSIANLAIFSLSLIHTHPDTVTLAGALHNLVPVTLGNIVGGSVFVGMVYQYFNMPKAATQKQVEEIEEVELQTAEA; from the coding sequence ATGGAACAAGGCGTAGATTATTTAGCTGAATTAGCGGTGAAAAAGAAAAAAATGTTGGATACGAACCCGACCGAATATATGCTTCGTGCAATTTTGGCCGGTATTTATATAGGATTTGTCGTGGTTGTTTCCTTCAGACTCGGTGAGTTTTTCCGCGTAGCCGATTCGCCTGCAACTTATATGTCAGCCGCAGCCGCCTTTGGCATTGCACTTGTAATCATTGTGTATGGCGGAGCTGAGTTGTTTACAGGCAATACGATGTACTTTACAGTTGCTACTATGCAAAAACAAACAACAGTAATGGATACCATGCGTAACTGGGTTGCTTGTTATGCAGGTAACTTAATAGGGGCTGTATTTTTCGCAGGTCTCTTTTATGCAACTGGTCTTTTTGAAACGATTACAGAATCTCATCTCCTCAACAAAGTAGCTGATACCAAAATGAATGCAACAACCATGCATTTGTTTTTTAAAGGTATTTTGTGTAACTGGCTCGTTTGCTTGGCTTGCTTTTTGCCCGCTCGTGTAAAAGGCGATGGTGCAAAAATTGCGATGATGATGCTCATCGTGTTTGCATTCTTCATCTCAGGCTATGAGCACAGTATTGCTAACTTGGCTATTTTCTCTCTATCTCTTATTCACACCCATCCTGATACAGTAACCTTAGCAGGTGCACTACACAACTTGGTACCTGTTACACTTGGTAATATTGTCGGCGGTTCTGTATTTGTTGGTATGGTATATCAATACTTCAACATGCCAAAGGCAGCAACACAGAAACAAGTGGAAGAGATAGAAGAAGTTGAATTACAAACAGCGGAAGCGTAA